A genome region from Bufo gargarizans isolate SCDJY-AF-19 chromosome 2, ASM1485885v1, whole genome shotgun sequence includes the following:
- the WASHC3 gene encoding WASH complex subunit 3, whose translation MILSCHLTAQKAARHWLGVTVMDEDGLPIVGSGIDLTKVPAIQQKRTVAFLNQFVVHTVQFLNRFSTVCEEKLSALSLRIQQIETTLNILDAKLSSIPGLEDVKVETHLSNSITNGHLQPRSVSEAPPATPQTEVVQQNSLNDNTLPKEEVQAENIPTVAKDPRYARYLKMVQVGVPVMAIRNKMISEGLNPDLLETPNAPVPDGDIAPEDSSDSESSFSD comes from the exons ATGATCCTGTCCTGTCATCTGACTGCACAGAAAGCGGCGCGCCACTGGCTGGGAGTCACTGTGATGGATGAGGATGGGCTGCCTATAGTTGGATCAGGCATAGACCTCACTAAG GTCCCCGCCATCCAACAGAAGAGAACGGTTGCTTTCCTGAACCAGTTTGTGGTGCACACAGTTCAGTTTCTGAATCGCTTCTCGACAGTTTGTGAGGAG AAACTGTCTGCTCTTTCACTTCGTATTCAACAGATTGAAACCACGCTCAATATTCTAGATGCAAAG CTTTCTTCCATCCCTGGCTTAGAAGATGTTAAAGTTGAAACACATTTGTCTAACAGTATTACAAATGGTCATCTGCAGCCCCGGTCTGTCTCAGAAGCCCCTCCAGCTACACCACAGACAGAA GTTGTTCAGCAGAACTCCTTGAATGATAACACCTTACCGAAGGAAGAGGTACAGGCTGAAAATATTCCCACTGTAGCGAAAGATCCAAGATATGCCAGATACTTAAAAATGGTTCAAGTG GGGGTCCCTGTGATGGCTATTCGAAATAAAATGATTTCTGAAGGACTAAACCCTGATCTTTTAGA GACACCTAATGCACCGGTCCCAGACGGAGACATTGCACCAGAAGACAGCTCTGACAGTGAATCCTCATTCAGTGACTGA